A genomic window from Microvirga sp. TS319 includes:
- a CDS encoding tripartite tricarboxylate transporter permease, with protein MDSFIKALALVGTPETIVAITVSCLFGLFVGAIPGLTATMAVALLVPFTFYMSPIPAIATVIACTAMAITAGDIPSALLKIPGTPSSAAYTDEAYAMTKKGKGAQALGISIVASCIGGLFGFVVLAFTAPALARVALRFSSFEYFWLAILGLSCAALVSSSGVIKGVLALFLGLALSTIGADPLTGTARFTFGNLDLTGGLSFVPAMIGLFALGELLRYTPGAPGLVAATKVKNPYAGVIGILNKHQVNLWRGSALGTVIGALPGAGGDLGAWISYAMAKRFSKTPEKFGKGHEEGLVEAGASNNSALSAAWIPAMVFGIPGDAVTAIAVGILFMKGLNPGPQLFTSHPENFYAVMLIFVIANLLLIPLGYLAVRAANVIFGVPRAYLNGAIMIFCLVGAYAANNSMFDVVIMTGFGVLAYLLQRAAFPIAPIILGMVMGPLVEQNFLTSMIISQGDILGFFSRPIAAGLGIVVIVLWSLPPISWVYGRLRGKSIVSLPVTE; from the coding sequence ATGGACAGTTTCATCAAGGCCCTGGCTCTGGTGGGAACACCGGAAACCATCGTCGCCATCACGGTGTCGTGCCTGTTCGGGCTTTTCGTCGGAGCGATCCCGGGGCTGACCGCCACGATGGCTGTCGCGCTCCTGGTGCCGTTTACCTTCTACATGTCGCCCATTCCGGCGATTGCGACGGTGATCGCCTGCACCGCCATGGCGATCACGGCCGGCGATATTCCGAGCGCTCTTTTGAAAATTCCCGGAACCCCCTCGTCCGCCGCCTATACGGACGAAGCTTATGCCATGACGAAGAAGGGCAAGGGCGCGCAAGCTCTCGGCATTTCCATTGTCGCCTCCTGCATCGGCGGCCTGTTCGGCTTCGTGGTGCTGGCTTTCACGGCTCCCGCTCTCGCACGCGTGGCGCTGCGCTTCTCGAGCTTCGAGTATTTCTGGCTTGCGATCCTGGGCCTGTCCTGCGCGGCCCTGGTCAGCTCGAGCGGCGTGATCAAGGGCGTCCTCGCGCTGTTCCTGGGCCTCGCCCTCTCGACCATCGGCGCAGACCCACTGACCGGCACCGCGCGCTTCACGTTCGGCAATCTCGATCTGACCGGCGGGCTTTCCTTCGTGCCCGCGATGATCGGCCTCTTCGCCTTAGGAGAGTTGCTGCGCTACACCCCCGGCGCCCCCGGTCTCGTCGCCGCCACGAAGGTCAAGAACCCCTATGCCGGCGTGATCGGCATTCTCAACAAGCATCAGGTCAATCTCTGGAGAGGCTCGGCTCTCGGCACCGTCATCGGCGCCCTGCCGGGGGCGGGCGGCGACCTCGGGGCATGGATCTCCTACGCCATGGCCAAGCGCTTCTCCAAGACACCCGAAAAGTTCGGCAAGGGGCATGAGGAAGGCCTGGTGGAAGCTGGCGCCTCGAACAACTCGGCCCTGTCCGCTGCCTGGATTCCCGCGATGGTCTTCGGCATTCCCGGCGATGCGGTCACGGCCATCGCTGTGGGAATCCTGTTCATGAAGGGCCTGAATCCGGGCCCGCAGCTGTTCACGAGCCATCCCGAGAACTTCTATGCCGTGATGCTGATCTTCGTGATCGCCAACCTGCTCCTGATCCCGCTCGGCTATCTCGCGGTTCGCGCTGCGAACGTAATCTTCGGCGTACCGCGGGCCTATCTGAACGGCGCGATCATGATCTTCTGCCTCGTCGGCGCTTATGCTGCGAACAACTCCATGTTCGACGTCGTCATCATGACGGGCTTCGGGGTTCTGGCTTATCTCCTGCAACGCGCGGCGTTCCCGATCGCGCCGATCATCCTTGGAATGGTGATGGGTCCTCTCGTGGAGCAGAACTTCCTGACCTCGATGATCATCTCGCAGGGCGACATCCTCGGCTTCTTCTCGCGCCCCATCGCGGCGGGCTTAGGCATCGTCGTGATCGTGCTCTGGTCCCTGCCGCCGATCAGCTGGGTCTATGGACGCCTGCGCGGCAAATCCATAGTGAGCCTGCCCGTGACGGAGTAA
- a CDS encoding haloacid dehalogenase, producing MKTEYHSIWLMPCATQERMLSGIVRDLAGRFESPIFQPHLTLVEDMPRTCEELQPLLAQVAEDASAFDAPVETVEESGLYYRSFYARFPVVQPLRVMKTKAVEVFRVGNVESFMPHISLAYGVQEGPEKSRSMGDLRERLAGMSVRFDRICIVSSSQQTPIEEWAIRSSVPLPE from the coding sequence ATGAAGACCGAGTATCATTCCATTTGGCTGATGCCCTGCGCCACGCAGGAGAGGATGTTGTCGGGCATCGTCCGGGATCTCGCCGGACGCTTCGAAAGCCCGATCTTCCAGCCGCATCTGACCCTCGTGGAGGATATGCCGAGAACCTGTGAGGAGCTGCAGCCTCTTCTCGCGCAGGTCGCCGAGGATGCGAGCGCGTTCGACGCGCCCGTCGAGACGGTCGAGGAAAGCGGCCTGTATTATCGCTCGTTCTATGCGCGCTTTCCGGTCGTCCAGCCTCTGCGCGTCATGAAGACGAAAGCCGTCGAGGTCTTCCGTGTTGGAAACGTCGAGAGCTTCATGCCGCATATCTCACTGGCCTATGGGGTCCAGGAAGGCCCTGAAAAGTCCCGATCCATGGGAGACCTGCGGGAACGGCTCGCGGGCATGAGCGTGCGCTTCGACCGAATCTGCATCGTTTCCTCGTCTCAGCAGACTCCGATCGAGGAATGGGCGATCAGATCGAGCGTCCCGCTACCCGAATGA